The DNA region AAATGGGGCCCGAATTTGTGGTCAATTTTGGGCCACAATCAAAGCCTAAACGTTCAGGAATATATCAACTAGATTGTTTTTGACTTTCAAAATCCCAGAGTCAACATTAAATTTTAATTCCTCATGCTCGGTCCGAACGGTGATCTCACCGGCCGCTAGTAAAGTGAAGAACGGCGCGTGGTCGGCTAGAACATCAAAGTGACCCAATCGATTGCGACCTGTTACCGAAAGGGCCGGGCCAGAAAAATAATTTTGATAAGGTGAGCGCAGTTTTAGTTGGAGGGTTTTGTGGGGCTTGGCCATTAGATCAAAATCTCCTCAACGCCCTTTAAGGTTTGTTCGCGGGTAAAGTATTCGCCTTTATGGCCGCTTAAGTCCTCGGTGACATACATCGATTGGTTGAAGTAATTGCGCAGTTTTTTAGCTTTTTCGTAATCGGTGCGGTCGGCGGGGGAAAGTTCGTTTTCACCAATAATCGAAATAATGTTTTTTAGAGACTCATATTTTTGCATGATGGCTTGAACTTGAGCTGTTAGAACGTAGTGACGCTCGCCGATGATATCTGGCGTTAGTAGCGATGAAGTCGTCTGGATCAAATCGACAGCCGGCCTGATGCCCATTTCGGCCACTTGGCGTGACAAGACAATTACACCATCGAGCTGCTGAGCAATTTCTTGAACCGCTGGATCGCTTAAATCATCGGCTGGGATGAAGATGGCTTGGACAGAAGTAACCGAGCCCTTATCGGTTGAAGTCAAACGATCTTGGAACCGGCGTAGGTCTGAAAACAGCGTTGGTTGGTAGCCGCCTTCCGAAGGCACTTGGCCAACTTGAGTCGAAAGTTCGTTGACGGCCTGGACATGACGATAGATGTTATCGATGAAACAAAGCACATCTTTACCCTCTTCATCGCGAAAGTATTCGGCTAGGCTGGAGGCCGCCGCCCCAATAATGCTTCGAATGGCTGGGGTTT from Candidatus Saccharimonadales bacterium includes:
- a CDS encoding F0F1 ATP synthase subunit beta (Produces ATP from ADP in the presence of a proton gradient across the membrane. The beta chain is a regulatory subunit) → MTSYASRRIGKILSIKGLIVEVRVGAQLPKVHEVLTLEEDQTVWLEVAYYRDATTLVCLNLLAHPGVRRGRSVITSDAEISIPVGAEAMGRMWSALGQPIDGKPMPESVARRSIYPKANNATGFVRLKPELLETGIKVIDFFTPFVKGRKIGIIGGAGVGKTVLTMELMHNIARDPSKLSIFVGIGERIREGHELYNTLQERDLLKSTALFFGQMNETPAIRSIIGAAASSLAEYFRDEEGKDVLCFIDNIYRHVQAVNELSTQVGQVPSEGGYQPTLFSDLRRFQDRLTSTDKGSVTSVQAIFIPADDLSDPAVQEIAQQLDGVIVLSRQVAEMGIRPAVDLIQTTSSLLTPDIIGERHYVLTAQVQAIMQKYESLKNIISIIGENELSPADRTDYEKAKKLRNYFNQSMYVTEDLSGHKGEYFTREQTLKGVEEILI